In Pedobacter sp. SL55, the following proteins share a genomic window:
- a CDS encoding MarR family winged helix-turn-helix transcriptional regulator, with protein MKQKETVDYFLKIVWQNVSNTYNQVAAGFGITQAIGYMLINIEAEGTAVSALAALLGVKATSLSRMLNNMEESGLIYREASEGDKRSVKVYLTPFGIEKRKLARDVVVSFNEYLNEQLSAKEREQLINTLEKINQLTLAYPPVKK; from the coding sequence ATGAAGCAGAAAGAGACCGTAGATTATTTTTTAAAGATAGTTTGGCAAAATGTGTCGAACACTTACAACCAAGTTGCTGCTGGTTTTGGCATTACGCAGGCTATTGGCTATATGCTAATCAATATCGAGGCCGAGGGTACTGCGGTATCTGCTTTGGCTGCGCTACTTGGCGTAAAAGCCACAAGTTTATCGCGGATGCTAAACAATATGGAAGAATCTGGGTTGATTTATAGAGAGGCATCTGAAGGAGACAAGCGATCGGTAAAGGTTTATTTAACACCTTTTGGCATAGAAAAAAGAAAGCTCGCTCGTGATGTGGTAGTTTCATTTAATGAATACTTGAATGAGCAATTAAGTGCTAAGGAAAGAGAGCAATTAATTAACACACTAGAAAAAATTAACCAATTAACATTGGCTTATCCGCCAGTAAAAAAATAG
- a CDS encoding penicillin acylase family protein has protein sequence MKNLLFSLLLLPLFVLAQEPSSKEIGDWVKQAQRIEIIRDKWGIAHIYGKTDADAVFGMLYAQCEDDFKRIELNYIEKLGRLSELEGEKMLYNDLQIRLLIDSTQAINDYKKAEPWMKKLLEAYADGINFYLYKNPRVKPALLTKFKPWYPFLWTDGSIGAISTGNLTVAELKKFYTNDPSPTGYIPQIRDQFSGSNGFAFAPKMSKTGNAMLYINPHTTFYFRPEIHIQSQEGLNTYGAVTWGQFFIYQGFNEFCGWMHTSNNVDVADMYAEKITKLKDTYYYTFDKRLYPLEKKNIEIKYLENGVLKTKKFETYFTHNGPIMASRDGRWISLKHKNQNPQSLVQSWVRTKAESFEDYQKAMDLTANASNNTVYADAKGNIAYWHGNFIPKRDTAYNWSEPVDATTTATAWQGLHPVSESVHIYNPSNGWLQNCNSTPFTAAGKNSPKKANYPAYMAPDGENFRGIAALRLLKQPKQYDLDGIIALGYDTYLPAFEVLLPALIKAYDQLPAENAMKASLKEPIAELKKWDYHSSTTSIAATLAMEWAPRLSRAIQNVYVNPGEKDQVEKTIEFSKTAKAETLLQPLKATVDDLNKRFGKWQMPWGEVNRFQRITGAVNEKYDDAAPSIPVAFGSALWGQLPSYRSNQFGTNKRYGYSGNSFVCAVEFGTKIKAKSILAGGNSGNPNSKHFNDQAEMYSKGEFKEVLFYKEDVMNNMERTYKLGEL, from the coding sequence ATGAAAAATTTACTATTTTCTCTATTACTTCTACCTCTTTTCGTTTTAGCACAAGAACCAAGTAGCAAAGAAATTGGCGATTGGGTAAAACAAGCACAACGCATAGAAATTATCAGGGATAAGTGGGGCATTGCACATATTTACGGTAAAACCGATGCCGACGCTGTATTTGGAATGCTATATGCACAATGCGAAGATGATTTCAAAAGAATTGAGCTCAACTACATTGAGAAACTAGGCAGGTTATCAGAGCTTGAAGGCGAAAAAATGCTGTACAACGATTTGCAAATTCGCTTGCTGATTGATAGTACCCAAGCCATTAACGATTACAAAAAAGCAGAACCTTGGATGAAGAAATTGCTAGAAGCTTATGCCGATGGCATTAATTTTTACCTCTATAAAAACCCACGAGTTAAACCCGCACTACTTACCAAATTTAAACCTTGGTATCCTTTCCTTTGGACAGATGGGAGCATTGGCGCCATTAGCACTGGCAATTTAACTGTAGCAGAACTGAAAAAATTCTACACCAATGACCCTTCGCCTACGGGCTACATTCCGCAAATACGCGATCAATTTAGTGGCTCTAACGGATTTGCATTTGCACCAAAAATGAGTAAAACAGGTAATGCGATGTTGTACATTAATCCGCATACTACTTTTTATTTTAGGCCAGAAATACATATACAAAGCCAAGAAGGATTAAACACCTATGGTGCTGTTACGTGGGGCCAGTTTTTCATTTACCAAGGCTTTAATGAGTTTTGCGGTTGGATGCACACTTCTAACAATGTAGATGTGGCCGATATGTATGCCGAGAAAATTACCAAGCTAAAAGACACTTACTACTATACTTTCGACAAGAGACTTTATCCCTTAGAGAAAAAAAACATCGAAATAAAATACCTAGAAAATGGTGTACTGAAAACTAAAAAGTTTGAAACCTACTTTACGCATAACGGCCCCATAATGGCCAGTAGAGATGGCAGGTGGATTAGCTTAAAACACAAAAACCAAAATCCGCAAAGCTTGGTGCAAAGTTGGGTACGTACTAAAGCTGAGAGTTTTGAAGATTATCAAAAAGCGATGGATTTAACCGCCAATGCTTCAAACAATACCGTTTATGCAGATGCCAAAGGAAATATCGCCTACTGGCACGGCAATTTTATACCCAAACGTGATACCGCTTACAATTGGAGCGAACCAGTAGATGCCACTACAACGGCAACCGCTTGGCAAGGCCTACACCCAGTCAGTGAGAGTGTGCATATTTACAACCCGAGCAACGGCTGGTTGCAAAACTGCAATTCTACGCCTTTTACGGCGGCAGGAAAAAACAGCCCGAAAAAAGCCAATTACCCAGCATACATGGCACCCGATGGCGAGAATTTTAGAGGAATAGCTGCTCTAAGATTATTGAAACAACCAAAACAATATGATTTGGATGGGATAATTGCTTTAGGCTACGATACTTATTTACCTGCATTTGAAGTTTTATTGCCCGCTCTAATTAAGGCTTACGATCAGCTTCCTGCAGAAAATGCAATGAAAGCAAGCTTAAAAGAACCTATTGCGGAACTAAAAAAATGGGATTATCATTCTTCAACCACCTCTATAGCTGCCACTTTAGCCATGGAATGGGCACCTCGTTTGAGTAGAGCCATTCAAAATGTGTATGTTAACCCAGGCGAGAAAGACCAAGTAGAAAAAACGATAGAATTTTCCAAAACTGCAAAAGCCGAAACTTTACTGCAGCCACTTAAAGCTACGGTTGATGATTTGAACAAACGTTTTGGCAAATGGCAAATGCCTTGGGGCGAAGTCAATCGTTTTCAGCGCATAACAGGAGCCGTAAACGAAAAATACGACGATGCTGCACCAAGTATTCCTGTAGCTTTTGGCTCTGCTTTATGGGGACAACTTCCCTCGTACCGAAGCAACCAGTTTGGCACTAATAAACGCTATGGCTACAGTGGCAATAGTTTTGTTTGTGCCGTAGAATTTGGCACCAAAATAAAGGCAAAATCTATTTTAGCAGGCGGCAACAGTGGCAATCCAAATTCGAAACATTTTAACGACCAAGCAGAAATGTACAGCAAAGGCGAGTTTAAAGAGGTGCTGTTTTACAAGGAAGATGTAATGAACAATATGGAAAGAACTTATAAGCTGGGGGAGTTGTAA
- a CDS encoding BamA/TamA family outer membrane protein, with amino-acid sequence MKKLALTVLIFCYANVVLAQLGFIKRIFSNEKDTTRKASFMPIPVFGYAQETGFEFGLGSIYSFYVDKQDTLNRSSNFFGAASYSTTGTYNITLRGDAWTKNNDLHFLGELKFKEMPFNFYGIGNYTLEDDQDRLVQQLVKMQFDAEKAIAKNVYTGLSLAFEQQKFTDKLSGGIYDSEQKVYDKDGGKVLSIGLSQSYDSRNSNNYPTKGFFGRISYQYAPPIFGRENFTGSQLRVNIRNFWPLAKKIILGVQGFYQTVQSDRNTPFYLYPQLGNDEIMRGYYGGRYRDENLLAAQAEIRYRFMERLGLVLFGGTGKVFANNESVLKDLKPNYGLGGRYFFDPEKGLSIRLDYGVGEKDQTKNAKVGFTLALQSLFRDIVGNSYTKLASVC; translated from the coding sequence ATGAAAAAATTAGCACTTACGGTTTTAATCTTTTGCTATGCGAACGTTGTTTTGGCACAACTGGGATTTATCAAACGTATTTTCTCTAACGAAAAAGACACTACCCGCAAGGCAAGCTTTATGCCTATCCCAGTATTTGGCTATGCACAAGAAACAGGCTTTGAATTCGGACTAGGCAGTATCTATTCATTTTACGTAGACAAACAAGACACTTTAAACAGGAGTTCTAATTTTTTCGGAGCAGCTTCATATTCTACTACTGGAACATATAATATTACACTAAGGGGCGATGCCTGGACTAAAAACAATGATCTGCATTTTTTAGGTGAACTAAAGTTTAAAGAAATGCCTTTCAATTTTTATGGCATCGGGAATTATACGTTAGAAGACGACCAAGATAGGTTGGTGCAGCAACTGGTAAAAATGCAGTTTGATGCTGAAAAAGCCATAGCAAAAAATGTTTATACCGGATTGTCTTTAGCCTTTGAGCAACAAAAATTTACGGATAAGCTTTCGGGAGGGATTTACGATAGTGAGCAAAAGGTGTACGACAAAGATGGCGGAAAAGTACTTTCCATAGGTTTATCTCAAAGTTATGACAGCAGAAACTCTAACAATTACCCAACCAAAGGATTTTTTGGTCGCATTAGCTACCAATATGCACCTCCAATATTTGGCAGAGAAAATTTCACAGGAAGCCAGTTAAGAGTCAACATCCGGAATTTTTGGCCGCTTGCAAAAAAAATAATCCTTGGTGTTCAAGGCTTTTATCAAACAGTACAAAGTGACCGCAACACACCATTTTATCTTTATCCACAGCTGGGTAACGACGAAATTATGAGAGGCTACTACGGCGGACGCTATAGAGATGAAAACTTACTGGCCGCACAGGCCGAAATACGTTATCGTTTTATGGAGCGATTGGGACTTGTGCTATTTGGTGGCACAGGAAAAGTTTTTGCCAATAATGAATCTGTTTTGAAAGACTTAAAGCCAAACTACGGCTTGGGAGGAAGGTACTTTTTTGATCCAGAAAAAGGCTTAAGTATACGCCTAGACTATGGTGTTGGCGAAAAAGACCAAACGAAAAACGCCAAAGTGGGTTTTACATTAGCTTTGCAGAGTCTTTTTAGAGATATTGTTGGCAACAGCTATACAAAGCTTGCTTCTGTATGTTGA
- a CDS encoding FKBP-type peptidyl-prolyl cis-trans isomerase, translating to MKLKTKFLLMLVAVVAVVSSCSKDDYDAEKQLAVDDALIVDFIAKNNIPAIKHSSGLYYQIITPGDGASVTAASTVGVVYTGKLLNGTQFDQATNTVSFRLSGVIPGWTIGVPLIKVGGRIRLIIPSTLAYGNESPGAGIPKNAVLDFTIDLHNAQ from the coding sequence ATGAAGTTGAAAACGAAGTTTTTACTGATGCTTGTTGCAGTGGTTGCTGTAGTAAGTTCTTGTAGTAAAGATGATTATGATGCAGAAAAGCAATTGGCAGTGGATGATGCGCTAATTGTAGACTTTATTGCCAAAAACAATATCCCAGCAATTAAGCACAGTTCTGGTTTATACTACCAAATCATTACACCTGGCGATGGGGCTAGTGTTACTGCGGCTTCTACAGTGGGCGTAGTCTACACAGGTAAGTTGTTGAACGGTACTCAGTTCGATCAGGCAACAAATACGGTTTCCTTTCGATTAAGTGGAGTGATCCCTGGCTGGACAATCGGTGTGCCCTTAATTAAAGTTGGTGGCCGTATCAGGTTAATTATCCCATCTACATTGGCTTACGGAAACGAATCTCCCGGGGCGGGCATTCCCAAAAATGCTGTTTTAGATTTTACTATCGATTTACATAATGCACAATAA
- a CDS encoding FKBP-type peptidyl-prolyl cis-trans isomerase, translating into MHNKNLMRKITTYILALVSVVTIFTSCKKEYETVEELDDKNIQTYKAANSSLSFTDTAGYSYAITEEGSGAHVLNSDSVYYSYAFKSITGAVYNQTSDLMIPGTFLGYTDQFAIGSTAYLFKPVREVLAKLKRGGRATLLLPSRMAFGKNGLSNFGIGSNETIVVELGLYTYEKRHEVDGFEISTFIARNNLTLATDPSGVKFNINAEGTGTDVITEKSTVVVNYTVRSLDGLVLEAATGYTTRLDMPGLYKGWTIMIPKLTSGGKMRMVLPTHLGQGRPLDFDIEVTSVTND; encoded by the coding sequence ATGCACAATAAAAATTTAATGCGTAAAATAACCACCTATATCCTAGCACTTGTTAGTGTAGTAACAATTTTTACTTCTTGTAAAAAGGAGTACGAAACCGTTGAGGAGTTAGATGATAAAAATATCCAAACATATAAAGCTGCAAATAGTAGCTTGTCGTTTACGGATACTGCAGGGTATAGTTATGCCATTACTGAAGAAGGAAGTGGAGCACATGTACTAAATTCAGATTCTGTTTATTATTCTTATGCATTTAAGTCTATAACTGGTGCGGTTTATAACCAAACTAGTGATTTAATGATTCCTGGAACTTTTTTAGGTTATACAGACCAGTTTGCTATTGGTAGTACAGCTTATTTGTTTAAGCCAGTAAGGGAGGTGTTAGCTAAACTAAAAAGAGGGGGAAGGGCTACACTTCTTTTACCTTCTAGAATGGCATTTGGTAAAAATGGACTTTCAAATTTTGGTATCGGATCTAACGAAACTATTGTGGTGGAGCTAGGATTGTACACTTATGAGAAAAGACATGAAGTTGATGGTTTTGAAATTTCTACCTTTATTGCTAGAAATAATCTAACATTAGCTACAGATCCTTCTGGGGTTAAATTTAATATAAATGCGGAAGGTACTGGTACAGATGTGATAACAGAAAAATCTACTGTGGTAGTTAATTATACGGTTAGAAGTTTAGATGGACTTGTGTTGGAGGCGGCAACAGGTTATACGACTCGGTTAGATATGCCAGGGTTATATAAGGGTTGGACAATAATGATACCGAAACTTACTTCTGGCGGAAAGATGAGGATGGTACTCCCTACTCATTTAGGGCAAGGTAGACCATTAGATTTCGATATAGAAGTTACCAGCGTAACAAACGATTAA
- a CDS encoding DUF885 family protein: MMKKTLFFALLICVSVAHAQVATLLVNNEASVLQPYISQYQADKNMLNRKYALKQSEEYYLRMELFYADWQRQLKSLSFAKLSQNEKVDYILLKRDIGADARNLQTAFAEFKESNFLLPFAALITDFEQKRRVGKQQDGATTAATFGQLKLQLSTVKSAVERKDITVNVMQAKWAQQALAQYAATFTEAYKFYDGYDPQFTKATKVAYAEVLAAFKAYNDVLAKMEKQASASDDGSGIVGNPIGRAALVDGLQDEMIAYTPEQLTAIAQREFAWCDAEVAKAAREMGFGNDWKAALEKVKTAYPPLGKQPELVFELANEAIDFVEKNKLITVPFMAKEGWRMRMLTPEEQRFAPFFLGGESVLIAYPHESMSEEAKMMTLRGNNRHFSRAVVFHELIPGHNLQYYMQSRYKPYRRAFSTPFWTEGWSLYWEMLLWDNNFAKSPEDKLGMLFWRMHRCARIIFSTKYHLGKWTPKQCIDFLVERVGFERANAEAEVRRSFTGNYGPLYQIGYMLGGLQFRALQKELVQTGKMNNIDFHDRILKENCMPVEMVRALLTNQALTEDFTTKWKFAGEVE; encoded by the coding sequence ATGATGAAAAAAACTCTCTTTTTTGCGCTACTAATTTGTGTTTCAGTTGCTCATGCGCAAGTTGCTACGCTACTTGTAAACAACGAAGCCAGCGTTTTACAGCCTTACATCAGTCAGTACCAAGCTGATAAAAATATGCTCAATAGAAAATATGCCTTAAAGCAATCTGAAGAATATTATTTAAGGATGGAACTTTTTTATGCGGATTGGCAGCGCCAGTTAAAAAGCTTGTCCTTTGCCAAACTTTCTCAAAATGAAAAAGTCGACTATATTTTGTTGAAGAGGGATATTGGTGCTGACGCTCGTAATTTACAAACGGCTTTTGCTGAATTTAAGGAAAGTAATTTTTTACTGCCTTTTGCGGCGCTGATCACTGATTTTGAACAGAAACGTAGGGTAGGCAAACAACAAGACGGTGCAACGACTGCCGCAACTTTTGGCCAACTGAAATTACAGCTATCAACGGTAAAATCAGCGGTAGAGAGAAAGGATATAACCGTAAATGTAATGCAGGCCAAGTGGGCACAGCAAGCGTTAGCGCAATATGCAGCAACGTTTACCGAAGCCTACAAATTCTACGATGGTTACGATCCTCAGTTTACAAAAGCTACTAAAGTGGCTTATGCTGAAGTTTTAGCGGCCTTTAAAGCGTACAATGACGTGCTGGCCAAGATGGAGAAGCAGGCTAGTGCTTCGGATGATGGATCAGGAATTGTTGGTAATCCAATAGGACGAGCAGCCTTAGTTGATGGATTGCAAGATGAAATGATTGCCTATACTCCTGAACAATTGACAGCTATTGCTCAACGAGAGTTTGCCTGGTGCGATGCGGAAGTAGCAAAAGCTGCACGTGAAATGGGTTTTGGTAATGATTGGAAGGCTGCGCTGGAAAAAGTGAAAACCGCTTACCCGCCTTTAGGTAAACAGCCGGAGTTAGTATTTGAATTAGCGAATGAAGCTATCGACTTTGTGGAGAAAAATAAACTAATTACCGTACCATTCATGGCAAAAGAAGGTTGGCGTATGCGCATGTTAACGCCAGAAGAACAACGTTTTGCTCCTTTCTTTTTAGGCGGCGAATCGGTGTTGATTGCTTACCCTCACGAGAGCATGAGTGAAGAAGCCAAGATGATGACCTTGAGGGGTAATAACCGACATTTCTCGAGAGCTGTAGTTTTTCATGAATTGATACCAGGACATAACTTACAATACTACATGCAAAGCCGATACAAGCCTTATCGTAGAGCTTTTAGCACACCATTTTGGACAGAAGGCTGGTCGCTGTATTGGGAAATGTTGCTATGGGACAATAACTTTGCGAAATCTCCAGAAGATAAGTTGGGCATGCTTTTTTGGCGTATGCATCGTTGTGCCCGTATCATCTTTTCTACTAAATACCATTTAGGTAAGTGGACACCAAAACAATGTATCGATTTTTTAGTAGAGCGTGTGGGTTTTGAAAGAGCAAATGCAGAGGCAGAAGTGCGTAGGTCTTTCACTGGAAATTATGGTCCGCTATATCAGATTGGGTACATGTTAGGCGGACTGCAATTTAGGGCGTTGCAAAAAGAGTTAGTGCAAACAGGCAAAATGAACAATATTGATTTCCACGATCGTATTTTAAAAGAAAATTGTATGCCTGTAGAAATGGTAAGGGCTTTGTTGACTAATCAAGCATTAACAGAAGATTTTACCACAAAGTGGAAGTTTGCTGGAGAGGTGGAGTAA
- a CDS encoding acyl-CoA dehydrogenase family protein, whose protein sequence is MSKTIKGGEFLIKETSYHDVFIPEEFDEEQQMIAQTCRDFLAAEVYPNLEKLDSHADPELMPNLLAKAGELGILGVSVPEEYGGFGKNFNTSMLVADVVGAGHSFAVALSAHTGIGTLPILYYGNEEQKAKYIPKLGTGEWKAAYCLTEPNSGSDANSGKTKAKLSEDGKHYIINGQKMWITNGGFADIFIVFAKIDDDENLTAFIVERDFGGITMNPEEHKMGIKGSSTRQVFFNDCPVPVENMLSDRQNGFKIAVNILNIGRIKLSAAAIGASKATINTAVNYANERQQFGRSISKYGAIRYKIAEMAAKVYAVDAANYRAGQNIDDTYDALVADGMEPGKAKLKSVEQFAVECAILKVWGSEALDYVVDEGVQIYGGMGYSADAPMDRAYRDARINRIFEGTNEINRLLTVDMMLKRAMKGELDLMGPATAVANELMSIPDFGEEDDTLFAAEKKTLQNLKKATLMVAGAAVQKLMMSLSKEQEILMNIADMASYVYVAESAMLRTEKLVSMKGEEACKGQLDLMRIYFVEAVDGVAKAGKEALWAFGEGDELRMMLVGLRRFTKMEPFNVKQARQNVATQITEANKYIF, encoded by the coding sequence ATGAGCAAAACAATCAAAGGCGGAGAATTCTTAATTAAAGAAACTTCTTATCACGATGTATTTATTCCAGAAGAGTTTGATGAAGAGCAGCAAATGATTGCGCAAACCTGTCGCGATTTTTTAGCAGCAGAAGTTTATCCTAACCTGGAGAAATTAGACAGCCATGCTGATCCAGAACTAATGCCAAACCTCTTGGCAAAAGCAGGAGAATTGGGGATTTTAGGTGTTTCGGTACCTGAAGAATATGGAGGTTTTGGCAAAAACTTCAATACTTCCATGTTGGTGGCCGATGTTGTTGGGGCAGGGCATTCTTTTGCGGTAGCTTTGTCTGCACATACAGGAATTGGTACCTTGCCAATTTTGTATTATGGTAACGAAGAGCAAAAAGCGAAATACATTCCGAAACTAGGAACTGGCGAGTGGAAAGCAGCCTACTGCTTAACCGAACCAAACTCGGGCTCTGATGCTAACTCGGGCAAGACAAAAGCAAAATTGAGCGAAGATGGTAAACACTACATCATCAACGGACAAAAAATGTGGATTACCAATGGTGGATTTGCAGATATCTTTATCGTTTTTGCCAAAATTGATGACGACGAAAACTTGACCGCTTTTATCGTAGAACGTGATTTCGGCGGCATTACCATGAACCCAGAAGAACATAAAATGGGGATCAAAGGTTCCTCTACCCGTCAGGTGTTTTTTAACGATTGCCCTGTGCCAGTAGAAAATATGCTGAGCGACCGCCAAAATGGTTTCAAGATAGCAGTAAACATTTTGAATATTGGTCGTATCAAACTTTCGGCTGCCGCAATTGGCGCTTCAAAAGCTACCATTAATACTGCGGTAAATTATGCGAATGAGCGTCAACAGTTTGGTAGGTCGATTTCTAAATACGGTGCTATCCGTTATAAAATCGCAGAAATGGCAGCCAAAGTTTATGCAGTAGATGCAGCAAACTACCGTGCCGGACAAAACATAGATGACACCTACGATGCGCTAGTAGCCGATGGCATGGAACCAGGCAAAGCAAAGCTGAAATCGGTAGAGCAATTTGCCGTAGAATGTGCCATTTTGAAAGTTTGGGGATCTGAAGCATTGGATTATGTGGTAGATGAAGGTGTGCAAATTTACGGTGGTATGGGCTACAGTGCCGATGCACCAATGGACAGAGCGTACCGTGATGCCCGTATCAACAGGATTTTCGAAGGTACGAATGAGATCAATCGTTTATTAACGGTGGACATGATGTTGAAACGTGCCATGAAAGGCGAGTTGGATTTGATGGGGCCTGCAACAGCGGTAGCCAACGAATTGATGTCTATTCCAGATTTTGGAGAGGAAGACGATACTCTATTTGCCGCAGAAAAGAAAACACTGCAAAATTTAAAGAAAGCAACATTGATGGTGGCTGGCGCTGCGGTGCAAAAACTGATGATGAGCTTGAGTAAGGAGCAAGAGATTTTAATGAACATCGCCGATATGGCAAGTTACGTTTACGTGGCAGAATCAGCGATGCTGAGAACAGAAAAATTAGTGAGCATGAAAGGCGAAGAGGCTTGTAAAGGCCAGTTAGATCTAATGCGTATTTATTTTGTGGAAGCGGTAGATGGCGTAGCTAAGGCAGGTAAAGAAGCGCTTTGGGCTTTTGGCGAAGGCGACGAATTACGAATGATGTTGGTTGGCTTGCGTCGTTTTACCAAAATGGAACCTTTTAATGTGAAGCAAGCCCGTCAAAATGTAGCAACGCAGATTACAGAAGCGAATAAGTATATTTTTTAG
- a CDS encoding four helix bundle protein yields MHNFRQLQIWKEGMEVTKQVYLLLAKFPSSEKFGLISQISRCAISVPSNIAEGSSRSSNKEFSHFLSIALGSLFELETQLLLSTELEIISKEQLGSSIESIIHLQKKISAFKKTLN; encoded by the coding sequence ATGCATAATTTTAGACAACTGCAAATTTGGAAAGAAGGAATGGAAGTAACCAAACAGGTTTACTTGCTATTAGCAAAGTTTCCTTCTTCAGAAAAGTTTGGCCTAATTTCTCAAATTTCTAGATGTGCCATTTCTGTTCCTTCTAATATTGCCGAAGGTTCATCAAGGTCATCAAATAAAGAATTTTCACACTTTTTATCTATCGCTTTAGGTTCTTTATTCGAGCTGGAAACACAACTTTTACTATCAACCGAGCTTGAAATTATAAGTAAGGAACAATTAGGGTCGAGTATTGAAAGTATAATTCATTTACAAAAGAAAATATCGGCTTTTAAAAAAACATTGAATTAA
- a CDS encoding acetyl-CoA C-acyltransferase, protein MEAYIIAGLRTAVGKAPRGVFRFTRADDLAADVIKQLVASVPNLDKEQIDDVIVGNATPEAEQGLNIGRMISLMGLDTDKVPGVTVNRYCASGLETIATAVAKIKAGMADCIIAGGVEVMSGMPFGGWKLVPNPDVAKTNPDWYWGMGLTAEAVAKEYNVSREDQDEFAFQSHMKAIEAIKNGHLKAGVAPITVNETYLDDQLKKKTKSYVVDTDEGPRADTTIERLAKLKPVFAANGRITAGNSSQTSDGAAFVLVVSEKKMKELGAEPIARLVSYGVAGVPPRIMGIGPIEAIPKALKMAGMEQSQIDLIELNEAFASQSLAIIRTLDLDQSKINVNGGAIALGHPLGCTGAKLSVQLFNEAKRRNAKYGMVTMCVGTGQGAAGIFEVF, encoded by the coding sequence ATGGAAGCATACATAATAGCAGGACTAAGGACAGCAGTAGGCAAAGCGCCTCGTGGTGTATTTCGTTTCACCAGAGCTGATGATTTGGCAGCCGATGTAATTAAGCAATTGGTGGCATCAGTACCGAATTTAGATAAGGAGCAAATTGATGATGTGATTGTAGGAAATGCTACACCAGAAGCAGAACAAGGTTTAAATATTGGCCGTATGATTAGCTTGATGGGCTTGGATACCGATAAAGTGCCAGGTGTAACCGTAAATAGATATTGTGCTTCGGGCTTAGAAACTATTGCTACGGCGGTTGCTAAAATCAAAGCTGGTATGGCTGATTGTATCATTGCTGGTGGGGTAGAGGTGATGTCGGGTATGCCATTTGGTGGATGGAAATTAGTGCCGAACCCCGATGTAGCTAAAACCAACCCAGATTGGTACTGGGGTATGGGCTTAACAGCAGAAGCGGTAGCAAAAGAATACAATGTGAGTAGGGAAGACCAAGATGAGTTTGCTTTTCAATCGCACATGAAAGCTATTGAAGCGATTAAAAATGGGCATTTGAAAGCAGGCGTCGCACCAATTACGGTCAACGAAACTTACTTAGATGATCAGCTAAAAAAGAAAACTAAATCTTACGTGGTAGATACTGATGAGGGCCCAAGGGCAGATACTACCATTGAGCGATTAGCGAAGTTAAAGCCCGTGTTTGCGGCCAATGGTCGCATCACTGCGGGTAATTCTTCGCAAACGTCAGATGGTGCCGCTTTTGTATTGGTCGTTTCCGAAAAGAAAATGAAAGAGCTAGGTGCTGAACCAATTGCTCGTTTGGTAAGCTATGGTGTAGCTGGCGTTCCGCCAAGAATTATGGGTATTGGCCCAATTGAAGCTATTCCAAAGGCTTTAAAAATGGCTGGAATGGAACAAAGCCAAATCGACTTAATCGAGCTCAATGAAGCTTTTGCATCGCAATCTTTAGCGATTATCAGAACTTTAGATCTAGATCAGAGCAAAATCAATGTTAACGGTGGAGCAATTGCACTTGGCCATCCGCTAGGTTGTACAGGAGCTAAACTTTCGGTGCAGTTATTTAACGAAGCCAAGCGCAGAAACGCTAAATACGGTATGGTAACAATGTGTGTAGGTACAGGGCAAGGTGCAGCGGGGATATTTGAAGTGTTCTAG